The DNA sequence CATCGCGCGGATGACGGCGTCCGCCTCGCCGAACGCGTCGCGCCGATCCTCGGCGATCCACCGCGGCGCCACGATGCTGGAGACCGGCCGCGCAGGGGCCGGGAAGCTGTCCGCCGGCAGTCGCTGCTGCGCCGATGCGTCGGCCGCCGCCGCGACCAGCGCCAGCACGGCCGCGGCGCGTTTCTTCGTCAGCCAGCGGACAAGCATGGTGAGGGTCAGGATCGTGAGCACACGCGATGAGCGCGCGAGACCCACAACTAGTTTCCGCGCCCCCGTTGAACCCCGCCGTGAGGCCCGCTAACTTTCGCGGTCTGTTGGACAGGTGGCCGAGTGGCTGAAGGCACCGGTCTCGAAAACCGGCATACCGGCAACGGTATCGAGAGTTCGAATCTCTCCCTGTCCGTGTTCCACCCGACGCGCTGGCGACCCCGGCGCGTCGTCGTTTGCAGGGGTCTGCGGGGCTTCCCGCGCGCCCGCCCGGGACAGGTGGCCGAGTGGTTTAAGGCGCACGCCTGGAAAGCGTGTATACGTTAATAGCGTATCGCGGGTTCGAATCCCGCCCTGTCCGTCGTGACCGACCTGTTGCGCGGCCGTCCTCATTCCGAGAACGGCCGCGCAAACCTTTTGGGGGCACCCAGTGTCTACTGGAGTGAACACCGGAGGACCCCAATGACCAAACCCATGGCCCGCATTTCCGACTCCCGTATCGACGTCTACGACGCCGACGGCCACTTGATCGGGACGATCTCCCGTCCAGTGGACCGCGAAGCCCTCGGCCCCGGCCGCGAGAAGGTGTACCTCGCGCGCCGTCCCGCGCCGCGCGCCGACCGGTCGAGCCGCAACCAAGCGGCGTAAACAACCCTCGGCGCCACCGGGCGCGCCGCCGCATCCCCGCGGCTCCCGCCACTGCGCGCACCAGCGCATATTTCGGGGCGATGCCATCCGCCCCCGTCACGCTGTTGAATGCGCGCGCCGTCGCGCGGACGATCTCGCGTATGGCCGACGAGATCCTCGAGCGCAACGACGGCACCGAACGCCTCATCCTCGTCGGTATCCAGCGCCGCGGCGTGCAGATCGCCCAGCGCATCGCCGCCGTCATCCAGGAGCGCGAGGGCGCGGACATCCCGCTCGGCGCCCTCGACATCACGCTCTATCGCGACGACCTGCAGACCGTCGGTCCGCGGCCCGTCGTCGGCCAGACGCACCTCCCGAAGGCCATAGACGGCCAGGTCGTGGTCATCGTCGACGACGTGCTCTTCACGGGGCGCACGATCCGCGCCGCACTGGATGAGCTCGCCGATTTCGGCCGCCCCTCGCGCATCATGCTCGCGGTGCTGGTCGACCGCGGCGGCCGTGAGCTGCCCATCCACGCCGACGTCGTCGGCCAGACCGTCACGGTGCCGCCCGGCGGCCGCGTCGACGTCTTCGTCCCCGAGCTCGACGGCAAGGACGAGGTCACGATGGTCGGGGGAGGCACGTGAGCCTCCTCGGCAAGGACCTGGTCGGGCTCGCCGGCCTCAGCCGCGAGCAGATCACCACCATCCTCGACGTCGCCGAACCTCTCCGCGAGGTCTCCGAGCGAGCCATCAAGAAGGTTCCGACCCTCCGCGGCATGACGGTCGTGAACCTCTTTTTTGAGGCCTCCACCCGCACGCGCATCTCGTTCGAGTTCGCCGAGAAGCGCATGAGTGCCGACACCGTGAACGTCGCCGCCTCGGGCTCGAGCGTGTCGAAGGGCGAGACCCTCGTCGACACCGCGCGCAACCTCGAGGCGATGCGGATCGACATGGTCGTCATCCGCCACGCGTCGTCGGGCGCCGCGCGCTTCCTCGCGGAGCGCATCGAGAGCAACGTCATCAACGCCGGCGACGGCACGCACGAGCATCCCACGCAGGGCTTGCTCGACCTGCTCACGCTGCGCCAGCGCTTCGGCACGCTCGAGGGCAAGCGCATCTGCATCTGCGGCGACGTGCTGCACTCGCGCGTCGCCCGCAGCAACATCTGGGGCCTCAAGTCCTTGGGCGCCGACGTGGCCGTCTGCGGCCCGCGCTCCTTGCTGCCCAACGCCATCGGCGAGATGGGCGTTCAGGTGTTCAGCCGCATCGAGCAGGCCATCGAGTGGGCCGACGCGCTCAACGTGCTGCGACTGCAGCTCGAGCGCATGCAGGCCGGCTACATCCCCTCGCTGCGCGAGTACAACCGCGTCTTCGGCGTCACCCGCGCACGGCTCGAGAGGGCGCCGCGCGACATCCTCATCCTCCACCCTGGGCCGATGAATCGCGGCGTCGAGATCGATTCCGACGTCGCCGATGGCCCGCACTCCGTGATCCTCGACCAAGTGACCAACGGCGTGGCTGTGCGCATGGCCGTGCTCTATCTCCTCGCCGGCCAGAAGGCCTCGCTCGCCGACGTCGCTAAGGGAGGTGCCGCGTGAGCGCGCTCCTCGTGAAGGGCGGGCGGATCGTCGATCCCTCGCAGAACCTCGACGCCGTGGGCGACGTGCTGCTCGTGGACGGCATTGTCGCGCAGTGCGGCGGCACGATTGCCGCGCCAGCCGGCGCGCAGGTCTACGACGCCACCGGCCTCGTCGTCACGCCGGGGCTCATCGACGTGCACGTGCACCTGCGCGAGCCGGGCCGCGAAGACGTCGAGACCGTGGCGACCGGTGCGCATGCGGCCGTGGCCGGTGGCTTCACCGCCGTCTGCGCCATGCCCAACACCAAGCCGGTCACCGATAACCAGGCGACCGTGGGGTTCGTGAAGCGCCAGGGCGAAGCCGCCGGCTTCGCCCGTGTGTACCCGATCGGAGCCATCTCGGTCGGACAGCAGGGGGAGACGCTGGCCGAGTTCGGCGAGATGGTCGCCGCCGGTGCGGTGGCGTTCTCCGACGACGGCAAGCCCGTCGAGAACACGCAGCTCATGCGGACCGCCATGGAGTACGCCCTCACCTTCAACGTGCCGATCGTCGAGCACTGCGAAGTGATGTCGCTGGCGCATGGCGGCTCGATGAACGAAGGCATCGTCTCGGCGCGCCTAGGACTCAAGGGCATCCCGGCCGAAGCCGAGGAGATCGACGTCGCACGCTGCATCCTGCTCGCCAAGCGTACCGGTGGGCACGTGCACCTCTGTCACCTGAGCACCAAGGGCTCGGTGGATCTCGTGCGCTGGGGCAAGGCGCAGGGCATCAACGTCACGTCGGAGGTCTGCTCGCACCACATCTCCCTCACGGAAGAGGCGGTCGAGGGATACAACACCAACGCGAAGATGAATCCGCCGCTGCGCACCGCGGCGGACGTCGAGGCGCTGCAGCAGGGCTTGAAGGACGGCACCATCGACCTGCTGGTGACCGACCATGCGCCGCACCACTATGACGAGAAGGAGCGCGAGTTCGCCGACGCCCCGAATGGCATCGTCGGACTCGAGACGGCCCTCGGCGTGAACATCACGTATCTCGTCGAGACGGGCATCCTCACGCTGAACGAGATGGTGAACCGCATGAGCTGCCTGGCCGCGAAGATCTGGCACCTGCCGGGTGGCACGCTCGCCAAGGGCAGTCTCGGCGACGTCACCGTGTTCGATCCCAAGAAGCGCTGGGTCGTGGACCCGAAGCAGTTCAAGTCGAAGGGCCGCAACACGCCCTACGGCGGCCACACGCTCACCGGGCAGGCGATCTGTACCATCGTGGGCGGGAAGATCGTCCATCAGGTGTCGTGACCCCGAACCCTGATCCGATGAAGAAGGCCGATTCCTCACGGTTGGAGACGCTCGAGGCGCTGATCGCCGAGAAGCGCCGCCAGGAGACGTTCCTCGCCAAGCTCGAGGAGCGTCGTGCGGGCACGCCGGAGCATGTCTTCAAGCGCCTCTACGACGAGTACCTCACGAAGCTCACGGACGCCCAGGTGAAGGCGGCCGCCGAGGCGGAGTCGCTGTCGGGCGGGCTCGAGGACGACGATGCCGCGCTGCAGGAGGTCGAAGGACGGCTCGCGGCGCTCGAAGAGGAGCGTCTCGAGGTCCAGCTCCGCGCCGATGTCGAGGAGTGGGACGCCAAGGAGACGCAGAAGAAGCTCACGGCCATGACCGCCGCGATCTCGATGGCGGAGAAGGAGCGCGATGCGCGACGCGCCGTCGCCGAGCGGACGCGGGCGCTGCTGGCCGAAGCGCGTGGCGGGACGCCCGCCGCGCCGCAGACCGCCGTTCCCCCGGCCGCTGCAGCCGCTGCGCCACCGATGCGTCCGACGACCGCTGCGATGACCGGCGGCCCGAACTTCGACGAGCTTGCCTTCCTCAACTCCGTCGTCGGGCGGGCCAGCACCCCGTCGGCACCGGCACCGCGCGAGTCCAAGCCGATCGTGCAGCCGCCGGAAGCGAAGGACGCCAAGGAGTCGAAGGACGCCGAGCCAGTGGCTCCCGCCGCGTCGATTCCGGCCTCGGTGCCGCCCTCTCCCGCGCCACCGCCCCCGCCGATCCAGCCCCTCCCGGCGCCGGCCACTCCAACGCCGCCCGCAACCCCGTCCGTCCCCCCGGCCGCGAGCGTGCAGCCTTCGCTCAACCTGGAAACGCCGACGCCAGCACCTGCGCCCGATGCAGCCGAAGAACCCGCGCCCCAGGCAGAGGCCGAGGATGACGAAGAGCCGTCCACGCCAAGCCCGCTCGGCCGCCCGACACCGCGGACCTCGCAGCAGGTAAAGACCCTCAAGTGCGCCGAGTGCGGATCGATGAACTACCCGACCGAGTGGTACTGTGAACGATGCGGCGGAGAGTTGGCGGCGCTGTGACCGGCTGCGAGACGTGAGACGGCGGTAGGGGCGGGGAGAGTGATACGGAAATGCGAAAGACGGGGGGAAGACGGCCAACGTGCCTCGTCTTCCCCCCGTCTCTCACATTCCCGTCTCTCCATCTCCGCCCGTACATCCGTCTCCCGTCTCCCACCTCTCGAGCGACGGGAAGCGGGAGCACGAAAAAACGCCGCGCCCCGTGTGGGGCGCGGCGTCACTTTCTGAGCGAAACCTTACTTCGCCTTCGCCAGCGATGACTTCTGACGCGCAGCGGCGTTCTTGTGGATCAGCCCCTTGCGGGCGGCGCGGTCGAGCAGCTGCGTCGCCTTCAACTTCTCGTCGGCAGACGACGCGGCGGCCTTGGCCGTCTTGAGCGCGGTCCGGAGCGCAGACCGCTGGGCACGGTTGCGCGCCGTCGCCGCCTTGGCCTTGCGCATATTCTTCTTCGCGGACGCGATTCTCGGCACTGAACGGACTCTCTGCAGGTGTGAAAGCAGGAGAGCGGACGCGCCCTCCCATAGCCCCAGAAGTGTAGTCGCCACCGATGGTTACGTCAAGCGAGTCGACGCTTGGTCTCGCGGCCTCCGCGGTGTAGCTTTCCGCCCGACTGCCCGTGACGGGCCTCACTCCAGCCGCATCGCTCTTGCTCACTTCCCCCGCCAACGACGGTCAGGGCGCCACTCCCTTCCTCGTTGACCTGACGGGCTTCAATGGCCCCCTCGACCTGCTCATGTCGCTCATCCGCGACGAGCAGCTCGACATCTACGACATCCCCGTCGCGCGCATCTGCGATCAGTTCCTCGCGAAGATGCATGAGCTGCAGCTCAACGAGGCCGCGGAGTATCTCGAGATGGCCGCGCGGCTGATCCGCATCAAGGCCCAGATGCTGCTGCCGCGCAAGGAAGGCAGCGACGACTGGGAGGACCCGCGCGCGGAACTCGTGCGCCGATTGCTCGAGTACCAACAGATGCGCGAAGTCGTCGATGTCCTCGAACACCTCGGGGACGACCGTCGCTCGCGCTTCGCCCGCACCTACATGGGCCAGCCGGCCGCGCCGCCACCGGCGCCGCTCGCCCTCTCGCTGGGCGACCTGCTCATCGCCGTGGATCGCGTGTTGCGTGCGGCCAGGCGCCCGACGATCCATGAAGTCATCCCGCGCGCCCTCGACGTCGACGGCGCCATGCAGACCGTGCGCGCCATCCTCCAGTTGCG is a window from the Pseudogemmatithrix spongiicola genome containing:
- the pyrR gene encoding bifunctional pyr operon transcriptional regulator/uracil phosphoribosyltransferase PyrR translates to MPSAPVTLLNARAVARTISRMADEILERNDGTERLILVGIQRRGVQIAQRIAAVIQEREGADIPLGALDITLYRDDLQTVGPRPVVGQTHLPKAIDGQVVVIVDDVLFTGRTIRAALDELADFGRPSRIMLAVLVDRGGRELPIHADVVGQTVTVPPGGRVDVFVPELDGKDEVTMVGGGT
- a CDS encoding aspartate carbamoyltransferase catalytic subunit → MSLLGKDLVGLAGLSREQITTILDVAEPLREVSERAIKKVPTLRGMTVVNLFFEASTRTRISFEFAEKRMSADTVNVAASGSSVSKGETLVDTARNLEAMRIDMVVIRHASSGAARFLAERIESNVINAGDGTHEHPTQGLLDLLTLRQRFGTLEGKRICICGDVLHSRVARSNIWGLKSLGADVAVCGPRSLLPNAIGEMGVQVFSRIEQAIEWADALNVLRLQLERMQAGYIPSLREYNRVFGVTRARLERAPRDILILHPGPMNRGVEIDSDVADGPHSVILDQVTNGVAVRMAVLYLLAGQKASLADVAKGGAA
- a CDS encoding dihydroorotase, which codes for MSALLVKGGRIVDPSQNLDAVGDVLLVDGIVAQCGGTIAAPAGAQVYDATGLVVTPGLIDVHVHLREPGREDVETVATGAHAAVAGGFTAVCAMPNTKPVTDNQATVGFVKRQGEAAGFARVYPIGAISVGQQGETLAEFGEMVAAGAVAFSDDGKPVENTQLMRTAMEYALTFNVPIVEHCEVMSLAHGGSMNEGIVSARLGLKGIPAEAEEIDVARCILLAKRTGGHVHLCHLSTKGSVDLVRWGKAQGINVTSEVCSHHISLTEEAVEGYNTNAKMNPPLRTAADVEALQQGLKDGTIDLLVTDHAPHHYDEKEREFADAPNGIVGLETALGVNITYLVETGILTLNEMVNRMSCLAAKIWHLPGGTLAKGSLGDVTVFDPKKRWVVDPKQFKSKGRNTPYGGHTLTGQAICTIVGGKIVHQVS
- the rpsT gene encoding 30S ribosomal protein S20, yielding MPRIASAKKNMRKAKAATARNRAQRSALRTALKTAKAAASSADEKLKATQLLDRAARKGLIHKNAAARQKSSLAKAK
- a CDS encoding segregation and condensation protein A, which produces MLTSPANDGQGATPFLVDLTGFNGPLDLLMSLIRDEQLDIYDIPVARICDQFLAKMHELQLNEAAEYLEMAARLIRIKAQMLLPRKEGSDDWEDPRAELVRRLLEYQQMREVVDVLEHLGDDRRSRFARTYMGQPAAPPPAPLALSLGDLLIAVDRVLRAARRPTIHEVIPRALDVDGAMQTVRAILQLRARMRFRELIRDGAEPWEVLSALLGLLELGKRNEVHLTQPRPFADVEIRRESAGEAA